One Bacillus thermozeamaize genomic region harbors:
- a CDS encoding ammonia channel protein yields the protein MQNRPTKKLGAAGMAAAILWLIAAVPALAQETEPAAINSGDTAWVLISSALVMAMVVPGLAFFYGGLVSQRNALSTLMHSFFILALVAVQWVLWGYTLSFGSDIGGVIGGLDFLGFNGVGQEPNGSATVPHLAFAAFQGMFAAITAALITGGFAERMRFPAFILFSLLWTTLIYDPLSHMVWGGGWLAGLGALDFAGGTVVHISSGVSALVAAYVIGRRHGFPGSVSPPHNVPFTVLGAALLWFGWFGFNAGSALAANGLASHAFVVTHTATGAATLAWVAIEWALRGKPTVLGAATGAVAGLVAITPAAGYVDVLSSLAIGVGGGLVGYWGVNWLKARLGADDALDVFGVHGLAGTWGALATGIFANTAVNPAGADGLLFGNPSQFVAQLISVAAAWAMAAAGTYVILKLVGAITPLRVTREEELAGLDQTQHGEKAYNLSTTVLGHAASAIDIDAATAKAGNPADTSLSS from the coding sequence ATGCAAAATCGTCCAACAAAGAAACTGGGGGCTGCCGGCATGGCCGCAGCAATCCTGTGGCTGATTGCAGCGGTACCGGCGCTGGCCCAGGAAACGGAACCCGCCGCGATCAACAGCGGCGACACCGCCTGGGTGCTCATCTCCAGCGCCCTGGTCATGGCGATGGTCGTCCCCGGGCTGGCCTTCTTCTACGGGGGGCTGGTCAGCCAGCGCAACGCGCTGTCGACGTTGATGCACAGCTTTTTCATTCTCGCCCTTGTGGCTGTCCAATGGGTCTTGTGGGGATACACCCTCTCCTTCGGTTCCGACATCGGAGGGGTCATCGGCGGGCTGGACTTTTTGGGATTCAATGGCGTAGGCCAAGAGCCCAACGGCTCCGCCACCGTCCCCCACCTTGCCTTTGCCGCCTTCCAAGGCATGTTTGCCGCCATCACCGCGGCCTTGATCACGGGCGGCTTTGCCGAACGCATGCGCTTCCCGGCCTTCATCCTCTTCTCGTTGCTCTGGACCACCCTGATTTATGACCCTCTCTCCCACATGGTGTGGGGCGGCGGATGGCTGGCGGGGCTCGGCGCCCTGGACTTCGCTGGGGGTACCGTGGTGCACATCAGCTCCGGGGTTTCGGCTCTGGTGGCGGCGTATGTCATCGGCAGGCGTCACGGCTTTCCTGGGTCGGTCAGCCCGCCTCACAATGTGCCCTTCACGGTGCTGGGTGCCGCCTTGCTGTGGTTTGGCTGGTTCGGGTTCAACGCTGGCAGCGCCCTGGCCGCCAACGGCCTGGCTTCCCACGCCTTCGTGGTGACCCACACGGCCACGGGGGCAGCGACGCTGGCCTGGGTGGCCATTGAATGGGCCCTGCGGGGCAAGCCCACCGTCCTGGGGGCGGCTACCGGAGCGGTGGCTGGCCTGGTGGCCATCACCCCGGCGGCGGGCTATGTGGACGTGTTGTCCTCCCTGGCCATTGGCGTGGGAGGGGGCCTGGTTGGGTATTGGGGCGTCAACTGGCTCAAGGCGAGGCTGGGGGCGGACGACGCGCTGGACGTGTTCGGTGTGCACGGGCTGGCGGGAACCTGGGGTGCTTTGGCCACAGGAATCTTCGCCAACACGGCGGTCAACCCGGCCGGTGCAGACGGGCTTTTGTTTGGGAATCCGTCCCAGTTCGTGGCGCAGCTCATCAGCGTGGCGGCTGCGTGGGCCATGGCGGCGGCAGGCACCTACGTGATTCTCAAGCTGGTGGGAGCCATCACGCCGTTGCGGGTTACCCGCGAGGAAGAACTGGCCGGCCTGGACCAGACCCAGCACGGCGAGAAGGCCTACAACCTGTCCACGACGGTTCTGGGGCATGCCGCATCTGCAATTGACATAGACGCAGCCACAGCCAAAGCAGGGAATCCGGCAGACACCAGTCTGTCATCATAG
- a CDS encoding glycine oxidase ThiO codes for MPVKEKGATTRTAEVLVVGGGIIGLAIARQLAVRGVKVMLLERTHVGSGASRAAAGMLAAQVETEEDGPFFDLQIESRRLWQEWAEIIPEESGIGFGYRKEGIFRIAETPQEAEQLQDRLEWQKRKGLGGEWLDAQKLRSLVLGLSDSVCGALYVPDDHQIDAAQAVQALRRSACLHGVQVVEGTPVVALLSEGSRVYGVQTSDGAMTADRVVLAGGMSVPALMAPLGGELPLEPVRGTVCALYPEEPWEKRTLFGTGWYLTPKEDGRLIVGTTEEAGAKTDAVPAESLVKILERAGKLVPKIKRFPFHSAWSGIRTRTPDALPVLGPVPGFEGLYVATGHFRNGILLAPVSGEVIAHWILGQRPPVASAHFLPERLLKGASKLDA; via the coding sequence ATGCCAGTAAAGGAAAAAGGGGCCACGACCCGTACGGCGGAAGTTCTGGTAGTGGGTGGAGGCATCATCGGGCTTGCCATTGCCAGACAACTGGCGGTTCGGGGAGTCAAGGTGATGTTGTTGGAACGGACACACGTCGGATCGGGAGCTTCTCGTGCAGCGGCCGGGATGTTGGCAGCGCAAGTAGAGACTGAGGAAGACGGACCCTTTTTCGACTTGCAGATCGAAAGCCGAAGGTTATGGCAGGAGTGGGCTGAGATCATACCGGAAGAGAGCGGGATTGGGTTCGGCTACCGGAAAGAGGGGATTTTCAGGATTGCTGAGACTCCTCAAGAGGCGGAGCAACTTCAGGATCGTCTTGAGTGGCAAAAGCGCAAGGGACTGGGCGGGGAGTGGCTGGACGCGCAGAAACTGAGATCCCTTGTTCTTGGACTGAGCGATTCCGTCTGCGGTGCCCTCTATGTGCCGGATGACCATCAAATTGACGCGGCCCAGGCGGTGCAGGCGTTGCGCCGTTCAGCATGCCTGCATGGCGTTCAAGTGGTCGAGGGGACCCCTGTTGTCGCGTTATTGAGCGAAGGATCGCGTGTTTATGGCGTTCAAACGTCGGATGGCGCGATGACTGCTGACCGGGTGGTGCTTGCCGGAGGCATGTCGGTTCCGGCGCTCATGGCCCCGCTGGGCGGGGAACTTCCCCTGGAACCGGTCCGTGGAACCGTTTGTGCGCTTTACCCTGAAGAGCCATGGGAAAAGAGAACGCTTTTCGGCACGGGATGGTATCTGACGCCAAAAGAGGACGGTCGGCTCATCGTAGGGACGACCGAGGAAGCCGGTGCTAAGACCGATGCGGTACCTGCCGAATCTCTCGTGAAAATTCTGGAACGAGCCGGCAAGCTGGTTCCCAAGATTAAGAGATTTCCCTTTCATTCCGCCTGGTCTGGGATTCGCACCCGGACACCGGATGCACTTCCCGTTCTAGGTCCAGTGCCTGGGTTCGAAGGACTCTATGTGGCGACAGGACATTTCCGGAACGGCATCCTGTTGGCGCCGGTTTCCGGAGAAGTGATCGCCCACTGGATCCTGGGACAGCGCCCACCCGTGGCAAGCGCCCACTTTCTTCCCGAACGATTGCTGAAAGGTGCCTCAAAACTTGACGCATAA
- a CDS encoding pyridoxal biosynthesis lyase PdxS — protein sequence MNKEQITWRNKVGLAEMLKGGVIMDVTTPEQAMIAEKAGAVAVMALERVPADIRAQGGVARMSDPKIIKEIMEAVTIPVMAKSRIGHFVEAQILEAIGVDFVDESEVLTPADEENHIWKHDFKVPFVCGATNLGEALRRIAEGAAMIRSKGEAGTGNVVEAVRHLRSIQKDIRRVVAAPNDELPAIAKELRAPLELLQEVKERGKLPVPLFSAGGIATPSDAALVMQLGAEAVFVGSGIFKSGNPEKRARAIVLAVQHYKDPKLLAEISEDLGEPMVGINISTLPAEERLAGRGW from the coding sequence ATGAATAAGGAGCAGATCACCTGGCGCAATAAGGTGGGCCTTGCGGAGATGCTCAAGGGTGGCGTGATCATGGATGTCACCACTCCTGAGCAGGCCATGATCGCTGAGAAGGCGGGGGCAGTTGCCGTGATGGCCCTGGAGCGGGTGCCGGCCGACATTCGCGCCCAAGGCGGCGTGGCCCGCATGTCCGACCCAAAAATCATTAAGGAGATCATGGAGGCAGTGACCATTCCCGTCATGGCCAAGAGCCGGATCGGCCACTTCGTTGAGGCCCAGATCCTGGAGGCCATCGGGGTTGATTTCGTTGACGAGTCGGAGGTCCTTACTCCTGCCGACGAGGAAAATCACATCTGGAAGCACGACTTCAAGGTGCCCTTTGTCTGTGGTGCTACCAACCTGGGCGAGGCCCTGCGCCGCATCGCCGAGGGGGCGGCCATGATCCGCTCCAAAGGGGAAGCGGGGACGGGCAACGTGGTGGAAGCCGTGCGGCACCTCCGGTCCATCCAAAAGGACATCCGGCGGGTGGTGGCGGCGCCAAACGATGAGCTCCCCGCCATCGCCAAGGAGCTCCGTGCTCCCCTGGAACTGCTGCAGGAGGTGAAGGAGCGCGGGAAGTTGCCGGTGCCCCTCTTTTCCGCCGGTGGCATTGCAACGCCGTCCGATGCTGCCCTGGTGATGCAACTGGGGGCTGAGGCGGTTTTCGTGGGTTCGGGCATTTTTAAGTCCGGCAACCCGGAAAAACGGGCCAGGGCCATCGTGCTGGCTGTGCAACACTACAAAGATCCCAAGCTCCTTGCCGAGATTTCTGAGGATCTTGGGGAGCCCATGGTGGGCATCAACATCTCGACACTGCCTGCCGAGGAGCGTCTGGCGGGGCGGGGTTGGTAA
- a CDS encoding glutamine amidotransferase subunit PdxT → MLKPRIGVVAYQGAVPEHLRALESAGAEAVPVKWPRDLEGLHGVIIPGGESTVIGDAMQTWGLLDPLREWARNGGAVYGTCAGAILMATDIQNGKPNQPRLGLMPLTVYRNGFGRQVDSFEADFPVKGIGPEPFRAVFIRAPYFEVTDPEVEVLATLDDKVVAVRYGRHLATAFHPELTDDLRIHRLFMEMAIEGR, encoded by the coding sequence ATGTTGAAGCCGCGCATCGGTGTTGTCGCCTATCAGGGAGCAGTGCCCGAACACCTGCGAGCCCTGGAGAGTGCCGGTGCCGAAGCGGTGCCTGTGAAGTGGCCCCGGGATCTGGAGGGGCTTCACGGCGTCATCATTCCTGGCGGGGAGTCGACCGTCATCGGCGATGCCATGCAAACCTGGGGGCTCCTCGATCCGCTCCGGGAGTGGGCCCGTAATGGGGGAGCCGTTTACGGCACCTGCGCCGGCGCCATTCTCATGGCCACCGACATCCAGAACGGCAAACCCAACCAGCCCCGTCTGGGCCTTATGCCCTTGACCGTTTACCGCAACGGTTTTGGCCGGCAAGTGGATTCTTTCGAAGCGGATTTTCCCGTGAAAGGCATCGGCCCGGAGCCTTTCCGGGCGGTTTTTATTCGTGCCCCCTATTTTGAGGTAACCGATCCGGAAGTCGAGGTGCTGGCGACCCTCGACGACAAGGTGGTGGCCGTGCGCTACGGCCGCCACCTGGCCACGGCGTTCCACCCGGAGCTGACCGACGACTTGCGGATCCATCGGCTGTTCATGGAAATGGCGATTGAAGGACGCTGA
- a CDS encoding imidazole glycerol phosphate synthase subunit HisF encodes MLLAKRIIPCLDIDHGRVVKNVRFHENRWDAGDPVELARKYDEEGADEVVFLDISASVEGRKIMLDVIAQAAEEVFIPLTVGGGIRSTDDMRAVLRAGADKVSVNTAAVQNPDLIQAGAEAFGSQCIVVAIDAKWRPEGWWEVYLHGGRTPTGLDALRWAEQAERLGAGELLVTSLDTDGTRAGYDLELHRRLADVVGIPVIASGGAGTLEHLATVLTEGRADAALVASIFHSGQHTVAEAKAYLAERGIPVRW; translated from the coding sequence ATGTTGCTTGCGAAGCGCATCATTCCCTGCTTGGACATCGATCATGGGCGGGTGGTCAAGAACGTGCGCTTCCACGAAAATCGCTGGGATGCCGGCGACCCGGTCGAGTTGGCAAGAAAGTATGATGAAGAAGGTGCCGATGAGGTGGTGTTTCTTGACATTTCGGCTTCGGTGGAGGGCCGCAAGATCATGCTGGACGTGATCGCCCAGGCGGCTGAAGAGGTGTTCATCCCGCTCACTGTGGGCGGGGGAATCCGTTCCACAGACGATATGCGGGCGGTGCTCCGGGCCGGTGCCGACAAGGTGAGCGTCAACACGGCGGCGGTGCAAAACCCGGACTTGATCCAAGCGGGGGCGGAAGCGTTCGGGAGCCAGTGTATCGTTGTCGCGATTGATGCCAAGTGGCGTCCCGAAGGATGGTGGGAGGTATACCTGCACGGCGGACGGACACCCACCGGCTTGGACGCCTTGCGTTGGGCAGAACAGGCTGAAAGGCTTGGTGCGGGTGAGCTTCTGGTCACCTCACTGGATACTGACGGGACCAGGGCCGGATACGACTTGGAATTGCACCGCCGGCTCGCCGATGTGGTCGGCATCCCGGTCATCGCCTCGGGTGGCGCCGGCACCCTGGAGCACCTCGCAACTGTGCTGACGGAAGGCCGGGCCGATGCGGCGCTGGTCGCTTCCATCTTTCATTCCGGGCAGCATACGGTGGCCGAAGCCAAGGCGTACCTGGCAGAGAGGGGCATACCGGTGCGCTGGTAA
- a CDS encoding transcriptional regulator (indirectly regulates nitrogen metabolism; at high nitrogen levels P-II prevents the phosphorylation of NR-I, the transcriptional activator of the glutamine synthetase gene (glnA); at low nitrogen levels P-II is uridylylated to form PII-UMP and interacts with an adenylyltransferase (GlnE) that activates GlnA) — protein MKMLTIVIRPEKFGDIVAALRKAGVTGMTVTEVRGQGYQKEMPQIYRSMSYQAEFVQKVKIETVVPDDRVEKVLQAAVTAARTGQVGDGKVFVTDVVDAVRVRTGERGDAAVLGPG, from the coding sequence ATGAAGATGCTGACGATCGTCATTCGTCCGGAGAAGTTTGGCGACATTGTGGCGGCGCTGCGAAAAGCAGGCGTGACAGGGATGACCGTCACGGAGGTGCGGGGACAGGGGTATCAGAAAGAAATGCCCCAAATTTACCGGAGCATGTCGTATCAGGCTGAGTTTGTGCAGAAGGTCAAGATTGAAACCGTGGTGCCGGACGACCGGGTGGAGAAGGTTTTGCAGGCCGCCGTGACGGCGGCCCGGACGGGCCAAGTGGGCGACGGCAAGGTCTTCGTAACGGATGTGGTGGACGCCGTACGTGTGCGCACCGGAGAGCGGGGCGACGCTGCTGTGCTCGGCCCGGGTTAG
- a CDS encoding carbamoyl phosphate synthase small subunit produces MKSYLVLEDGTVFQAEAFGAPIWNVGEVVFNTSMTGYQEILTDPSYAGQIVTMTYPLIGNYGINPEDFESRQPFVRGFVVKELCSDPSHWQAHRSLNDYLTKNGIPGLFGLDTRALTRHLRVEGTLRGVLATADYGPAEANQDLGANGGLLALAGQWRVPHLPPSLRDWLMELQLKAQQFVLSRPVLEVTTPTAYHLEPQDGRSRGPKVVVVDFGVKQNILRILTSLGCQVTVVPATATAEEILALEPAGVLLSNGPGDPKDVPEGIATARILMAAGIPLYGICLGHQILGLAMGGNSFKLKFGHRGANHPVKDCLSGRIYITSQNHGYSLDESTLPPEVMVTHRNLNDNTVEGIMHTQLPVWSVQYHPEASPGPEDSRYLFDRFLTALVR; encoded by the coding sequence ATGAAGAGCTACCTTGTTCTTGAGGACGGCACCGTTTTCCAGGCGGAGGCCTTTGGCGCCCCAATCTGGAACGTCGGTGAGGTAGTTTTTAACACCAGCATGACCGGTTACCAGGAGATTCTCACTGATCCCTCATATGCCGGTCAAATCGTCACCATGACCTATCCCCTCATCGGCAACTACGGCATCAACCCCGAGGACTTCGAGTCCCGGCAACCCTTTGTGCGGGGCTTTGTTGTAAAGGAACTCTGTTCAGACCCCAGCCATTGGCAAGCCCACCGTTCCCTCAACGATTATCTCACGAAAAACGGCATACCGGGTCTCTTCGGCCTCGATACCCGGGCCCTCACCCGCCACCTGCGGGTGGAAGGAACGCTCCGGGGCGTGCTGGCCACAGCCGACTACGGTCCCGCCGAGGCCAATCAGGACCTAGGCGCCAATGGCGGACTCCTCGCCCTTGCCGGCCAATGGCGAGTTCCCCACCTCCCTCCATCCCTAAGGGACTGGCTCATGGAACTGCAGCTCAAAGCCCAGCAATTCGTTCTATCCCGCCCCGTACTGGAGGTAACAACCCCCACCGCCTACCACCTGGAGCCTCAGGACGGACGAAGCCGGGGTCCCAAGGTCGTGGTGGTTGATTTCGGGGTGAAGCAGAACATCCTGCGCATACTCACCAGCCTCGGATGCCAGGTAACGGTGGTGCCTGCCACCGCCACCGCCGAGGAGATTCTGGCTCTGGAGCCTGCCGGCGTTCTTCTCTCCAACGGCCCCGGCGACCCCAAGGACGTACCCGAGGGCATCGCCACCGCCCGGATCCTCATGGCAGCCGGTATCCCCCTGTACGGTATCTGCCTGGGTCATCAGATTCTGGGCTTGGCCATGGGCGGCAACTCCTTCAAACTCAAGTTTGGCCACCGCGGAGCCAACCACCCGGTAAAGGACTGCCTGAGCGGCCGAATCTACATCACCTCCCAAAACCACGGGTACTCCCTTGACGAGTCCACCCTCCCTCCTGAGGTGATGGTCACCCACCGCAACCTTAACGATAACACGGTCGAGGGCATCATGCACACCCAGCTCCCCGTCTGGTCGGTTCAGTACCACCCTGAAGCCTCTCCGGGTCCGGAGGACTCCCGGTACCTGTTTGACCGCTTCCTCACGGCGCTTGTCCGCTGA
- a CDS encoding carbamoyl phosphate synthase large subunit, with product MPKRKDLKRVLVIGSGPIIIGQAAEFDYSGTQALQALLEEGLKVILVNPNPATIMTDAQMADRIYLEPLTPEFVERVIAKERPQGLLPTLGGQVGLNLATQLAETGVLEKYGVELIGTPLQAIRQAEDRGEFKALMHTLGEPIPESAIVTSVSDALAFAEKIGFPVIVRPAYTLGGTGGGMAKDAKDLAEIVGRALKLSPIGQCLIEQSVYGWKEIEYEVLRDSAGNAITVCNMENIDPVGVHTGDSIVVAPSQTLTDREYQMLRSSALKIINALGIQGGCNVQFALNPNSREYVVIEVNPRVSRSSALASKATGYPIAKVSAKIAIGLTLDEIKNPVTGTTYAAFEPALDYVVVKIPRFPFDKFPGASRILGTQMKATGEVMAIDRTFPGALQKAIRSLEIGRDGLMHPGIQNISDQELEQKIITHNDERLFAIAEALRRGWTWQTISRLSHIDKFFVQGIGQIVEMERLIAHSGYEGLNRSILWKAKRLGFSDSAIGRLVGKDALTIRQLRKSLGVRPVYKMVDTCAAEFEAATPYYYSTYDGETEVEAPSGAKAIVLGSGPIRIGQGIEFDYSAVHAAWALREEGIQSVIINNNPETVSTDFNTSNRLYFEPLTVEDVLNVIEQEGGEWPYGHGQPDIAGVVAQFGGQTAINLSGPLANVGVPLLGTPVEEVDRAEDRKKFDQLLAELGISRPPGGTAVTVEDAVRIANQIGYPVLVRPSYVLGGRAMEIVYFEEELRAYMATAVEVSESRPVLIDKYLLGKEIEVDAVSDGKQVLIAGIMEHVERAGVHSGDSIAVYPAMGISHKVRERVLDYTTRLALALRVKGLVNIQYVIYGSEVYVLEVNLRASRTVPFLAKAAGIPLANLATRVIAGRTLQELGYKPAPDSAVIRHTLNVSSGQSAEGYGWIWPEPNRVAVKAPVFSWQKLTSVDVSLSPEMKSTGEVMGSDRDFPRALYKTLLAAGLRVPQKGAVLITVADRDKAEILPIAAELASLGFRIFATSGTARALKASGIPCTQVNKVSEGSTNILDLVRNGEIHLVINTPSRSNREVDRDGFLIRRTAVEHNVPCLTSLDTARAVVQMLAAISEGTPMDVSALQDWNSVPQI from the coding sequence ATGCCTAAACGGAAAGATCTCAAACGGGTGCTGGTGATAGGCTCAGGTCCTATCATCATCGGCCAGGCCGCGGAGTTCGACTACTCCGGTACCCAAGCTTTGCAAGCCCTCTTGGAGGAAGGGCTGAAGGTGATCCTTGTCAACCCCAACCCCGCCACCATCATGACCGATGCCCAAATGGCGGACCGCATCTACCTCGAACCCCTCACCCCGGAGTTCGTGGAGCGGGTCATCGCCAAGGAGCGGCCCCAGGGACTTCTGCCCACCCTCGGCGGCCAGGTGGGGCTCAACCTGGCTACCCAGCTGGCCGAAACCGGTGTGCTGGAGAAGTACGGTGTCGAGCTCATCGGCACGCCCCTTCAGGCCATCCGTCAGGCGGAAGACCGGGGCGAGTTTAAGGCTCTCATGCACACCTTGGGTGAACCCATCCCCGAGTCGGCCATCGTCACCAGTGTCAGTGATGCCCTGGCCTTTGCCGAAAAAATCGGTTTCCCTGTCATCGTCCGCCCAGCCTACACCTTGGGCGGCACCGGCGGAGGCATGGCAAAAGATGCAAAGGATCTGGCGGAAATCGTGGGCCGTGCGCTAAAGCTTTCGCCAATCGGCCAGTGCCTCATTGAACAAAGCGTCTACGGATGGAAAGAAATCGAGTATGAGGTCCTGCGGGACAGCGCCGGCAATGCCATCACCGTCTGCAACATGGAAAACATCGATCCAGTGGGCGTTCACACCGGCGACTCCATTGTGGTAGCTCCGTCCCAGACCCTGACTGACCGGGAGTACCAGATGCTCCGCTCTTCCGCTCTCAAGATCATCAATGCCCTTGGCATCCAGGGTGGCTGCAATGTCCAGTTTGCCCTCAATCCCAATAGCCGGGAGTACGTGGTCATCGAGGTCAACCCCCGCGTCAGCCGATCCTCGGCCCTCGCATCAAAAGCCACTGGCTATCCTATCGCGAAGGTATCGGCCAAAATCGCCATCGGGCTCACCCTTGATGAAATCAAGAATCCCGTTACCGGCACCACTTACGCCGCCTTCGAACCTGCCCTTGACTACGTCGTTGTAAAGATTCCTCGCTTCCCGTTCGACAAGTTCCCCGGCGCCAGCCGCATCTTGGGCACCCAGATGAAGGCCACCGGCGAAGTAATGGCGATCGACCGCACCTTCCCCGGCGCCTTGCAAAAAGCCATCCGTTCCCTGGAGATCGGACGGGACGGCCTGATGCATCCAGGCATCCAAAACATCTCAGATCAAGAGCTGGAGCAGAAAATCATCACGCACAACGACGAACGGCTCTTCGCCATCGCCGAGGCCCTGCGCCGAGGATGGACCTGGCAAACCATATCCCGCCTTTCCCACATTGACAAGTTCTTTGTCCAGGGCATCGGTCAAATCGTCGAGATGGAGCGGCTCATCGCCCATAGCGGATACGAAGGGCTAAATCGAAGCATTCTCTGGAAGGCCAAACGTTTGGGCTTTTCCGACTCAGCCATCGGCCGGCTGGTGGGGAAAGACGCTCTCACCATCCGCCAGCTCCGAAAATCCCTCGGAGTACGGCCCGTCTACAAAATGGTAGACACTTGCGCCGCCGAATTCGAGGCCGCCACGCCCTATTACTACAGCACCTACGACGGTGAAACAGAGGTAGAGGCGCCCTCAGGTGCCAAGGCCATCGTCTTGGGCTCGGGGCCAATCCGCATCGGCCAGGGCATCGAGTTCGATTACAGCGCTGTCCACGCCGCTTGGGCCCTTCGGGAGGAGGGCATTCAGTCCGTCATTATCAACAACAACCCCGAGACCGTATCCACTGACTTCAACACCTCCAACCGTCTCTATTTCGAACCCCTCACTGTCGAAGACGTTCTCAACGTCATCGAACAGGAAGGCGGCGAGTGGCCGTACGGCCACGGTCAGCCGGACATTGCCGGCGTCGTGGCCCAGTTCGGCGGCCAGACGGCCATCAACCTTTCCGGCCCCCTGGCGAATGTGGGTGTGCCTCTTCTCGGCACCCCCGTGGAGGAGGTGGACCGGGCCGAAGACCGCAAGAAGTTCGACCAACTGCTTGCTGAGCTCGGGATTTCCCGTCCCCCTGGGGGGACCGCCGTCACCGTTGAAGATGCGGTACGCATCGCCAACCAGATAGGTTATCCTGTCCTGGTCCGGCCTTCCTACGTCCTTGGTGGCCGGGCGATGGAAATCGTTTATTTTGAGGAAGAACTCCGCGCCTACATGGCCACGGCGGTTGAAGTGTCTGAATCCCGGCCGGTGCTGATTGACAAGTATCTGCTCGGCAAGGAGATTGAGGTGGACGCCGTCTCCGACGGCAAGCAAGTGCTCATCGCCGGCATCATGGAGCACGTGGAGCGGGCTGGCGTCCACTCGGGCGATTCCATTGCCGTCTACCCGGCCATGGGCATCAGCCACAAGGTACGGGAACGGGTCCTTGACTACACCACCCGCCTCGCCCTCGCCCTTAGGGTAAAAGGCCTGGTAAACATTCAATATGTCATCTATGGCAGCGAGGTGTACGTGCTGGAGGTGAACCTACGCGCATCCCGCACGGTACCGTTTCTTGCCAAAGCAGCCGGTATCCCGCTCGCTAACCTGGCGACTCGGGTCATTGCCGGCCGTACCCTGCAAGAGCTGGGTTACAAGCCTGCCCCTGATTCGGCGGTCATCCGGCACACATTGAACGTTTCATCTGGCCAAAGCGCCGAGGGCTACGGCTGGATCTGGCCCGAACCAAACCGGGTGGCAGTCAAGGCTCCGGTTTTCTCCTGGCAGAAACTCACCTCGGTGGATGTCTCCCTTTCACCTGAGATGAAATCCACGGGCGAGGTCATGGGCTCCGATCGGGACTTCCCACGTGCCCTCTACAAGACGCTTCTGGCCGCGGGCCTTAGGGTGCCACAGAAAGGAGCGGTGCTCATCACCGTAGCGGACCGTGACAAGGCAGAGATACTGCCCATCGCCGCCGAACTGGCGTCCCTGGGCTTCCGAATCTTTGCCACCAGCGGCACCGCCAGGGCGCTGAAGGCCTCTGGGATCCCGTGCACCCAGGTGAACAAGGTCTCCGAAGGGTCCACCAACATCCTGGATCTCGTCCGAAACGGTGAAATCCACCTTGTCATCAACACCCCTTCCCGCAGCAATCGTGAGGTGGACCGGGACGGCTTCCTCATCCGCCGGACGGCTGTGGAACACAACGTACCGTGTCTCACCAGCCTCGATACGGCCCGGGCAGTGGTTCAGATGCTGGCGGCAATCTCAGAGGGGACGCCCATGGACGTCTCGGCACTGCAAGACTGGAACAGTGTCCCTCAGATCTAG
- a CDS encoding anthranilate synthase component 2 (TrpG; with TrpE catalyzes the formation of anthranilate and glutamate from chorismate and glutamine; TrpG provides the glutamine amidotransferase activity) codes for MIAVIDNYDSFVYNLVQYLGELGAKVQVLRNDAMTVPELVRLSPEAILISPGPCTPDEAGISLEVTRTFATQGVPILGVCLGHQVIGQAFGGRVVRAPEPVHGKTSLIYHWGDTLFQGLPNPFHATRYHSLVVERESLPPELAITAETDDGLIMGIRHRRYPVAGIQFHPESILTEGGKQILANFLASIPVRR; via the coding sequence GTGATTGCCGTCATCGACAACTACGACTCCTTCGTTTATAACCTGGTTCAGTACTTGGGTGAGCTGGGGGCGAAGGTTCAGGTCTTACGTAACGATGCAATGACCGTGCCGGAGCTTGTCCGCCTCAGTCCCGAGGCCATCCTCATCTCCCCTGGGCCCTGCACCCCCGACGAAGCCGGCATTTCCCTGGAGGTGACCCGCACCTTCGCGACCCAAGGGGTACCCATCCTTGGCGTTTGCCTGGGCCACCAGGTCATCGGCCAGGCTTTCGGCGGGCGAGTAGTCCGGGCTCCGGAGCCGGTGCATGGGAAGACGTCCCTCATCTACCACTGGGGGGATACGCTTTTTCAGGGCTTGCCTAACCCCTTTCATGCGACCCGTTACCATTCCCTGGTGGTTGAGCGGGAGAGCTTGCCCCCCGAGTTGGCCATCACCGCCGAGACTGACGACGGCCTCATCATGGGCATCCGCCATCGGCGGTACCCCGTGGCGGGCATCCAATTCCATCCCGAGTCTATCCTCACTGAGGGAGGAAAGCAGATACTGGCCAACTTCCTGGCCAGCATCCCTGTGCGGCGCTAG